ACCACCACCGCCACGAACGGGAACGAGAACGACACGTGGGCGATGGTGATGGCCCCCAGGTTCAGCGGCCAGGGCAGGCCGACGGGCCAGGGCATGACCTTGGCGAAGAACACCAGCATGGCCACGCCCATGCAGATCTCGGGCACCACGATCGGCAGGGCCAGGGCGCCGTCCAGCACCGTCTTGCCCGGAAAGCGGAACCGCCACAGCACCAGGGCGACCATGGCGCCGAGCGCGACGCTCAGCACCGTGCACAGGGCCGCGATGGTCAAGCTGTTGGCGAAGGCCTCGATCAGCGAGGAGTCGTGGAACGCCTTGTCGTAATATTTGAGCGTGAAGCCCTTCCAGACGATGTTGCGCCGGCTGTCGTTGAAGCTGAACGCCATCAGGGCGATCAGCGGCGCATAGAGGAAGATTCCCACGGCGGCCAGCCAGGCCTGCATCTGCCAGCGGCGGAGGTATTCCAGGGGGCCGGGGGCGCTGCGCTTGGTCATTGGCCGGCTCCCTGGCGGACGCCCACTAGGTCCTCCCCCCGTGGGGGAGGCGGCCGAAGGCCGGTGGGGGGAGTGTTCGGATAGAAGGTCTGGGAAACGGCCGCCTGCCGATCACTCCCCCCACCGTCGGCTTCGCCGACACCTCCCCCACGGGGGGAGGACCTGAGTGCGTGCCCCCTCATGCCCCCGCCCCCTTCTTCCCGCGGCTCAGCAGGGCCTGCACCGCGATGGCCACGAAGGTCAGGTACATCAGCAGGAACGACAGGGCCGCGCCGAACGGCCAGTCGTTGGCGCGCTTGAACTGGCGCTCGATGACGTTGGCGATCATCTGGCTGTCGGGGCCGCCCAGCAGGTCGGGGGTCAGATAGGCGCCCAGCGCCGGGATGAAGGTGATCAGCACGCCCGAGGCGATGCCCGGCAGGGCCAGGGGCACGACCACCTTGAACAGGGTGCGCAGATGCCCCGCGCCCAGGTCGAGACTGGCCTCCAGCAGCGACTTGTCGAGGCGATCCAGGGCAGAATAGAGCGGCAGCACCATGAACGGCAGGTGCACATAGACCAGGCCGACGATGACCGCGAAATTGGTGTGCATCATCGGGATCGGCTGGAACGGGGCCAGGTGCACGACCTTGCCCGCCAGGTTCCAGACCGCCTCCAGGCCCTTGTTGATATAGCCCTCGTCGCGCAGCACGGCGATCAGCGCGTAGGTGCGGATCAGCAGGTTCGTCCAGAACGGCAGCATGATCAGCAGCAGCAGCCAGGTCTTGGCCTTGTCGGACGCGAAGGTGATGGCCAGGGCGACCGGGAAGCCGATCACCAGGCACAGGCCCGTGGTCAGGGCGGCGACCCAGGCCGACTTCAGGAAGATCTTCAGGTACAGCGGCTCGATCGCCCGGGCGTAGTTCTTGAACGTGCCGGTGATGGCGATCTCGGTCAGGCCCGCGTTGTGACCGAAGCTGTAGGCCCAGACGATGGCCAGCGGGACCAGGAAGAACAGCACCAGCCACACCAGCGGCGCGGCCAGCGCCGTGGCGAAGACGGATTTCGCCTGTTTCCAGCTTTGCTCCATCGCGTGGTCCCTCTCAATAGGTCCTCCCCCCGTGGGGGAGGTGTCGGCGAAGCCGACGGAGGGGGGAGTGATCGGACGTCGACCGCCCTAGTCTCCCCCCACCGACCGCTACGCGGTCGCCTCCCCCACGGGGGGAGGGCCTTTGTCGCCCCTAGGCCGCCCGCACCCGGGTGATGACTTCCTCGTACAGACTGGCCTTCTCGGCGCCCTCGAACGCCCCGTACTCGCACTTGGCCAGCTGGGCGGCCGACGGGAAGATCACCGGGTTGTCCTTGTAGGACGGCGGCATCAGCGCCTTCGCGGCGGCGTTCGGCGTCGGGTACAGGATCGTCTTGGAGATCTCGGCCCCGGCCTGGGCGTCCAGCAGGTAGTTGATGAACTTGTGCGCGTTGTCGGGACGCGGCGCGCCCTTGGGGATGCACAGGGTGTCGGAGTTCAGCAGCGAGCCTTCCTTCGGGATCACGAAGTCCAGGTCCGGGTCGTCCTTCATGACCTGGGCGATGTCGCCGTTATATTCCAGCACCAGGTCGACATCGCCGGCCACCAGCATGTCCTGGCCGTTGTCGTCGTGGAACGCCTTCACGTAGGGCTTCTGGTGGATCAGCATCTTCTCGATCTCGGTGACGAGCTCGGGCGGGATGTTGTTGACGCTGTGGCCCTTGTACTTGGCGGCCAGGCGGATCAGGTCGGCGCTTTCCGACAGCAGGGCGATGCGGCCGTTATACTGGGCGCTGTCGAACAGGTACTTCCAGCTGTCCGGAACGCCCTGGACCTTGGACTTGCGATAGCCGATGCCCAGCACCAGCCAGGTATAGGGCATCGAGTATTTGCGGCCCTTGTCGTAGTCGGGGTCGAGGAAGGCCGGGTCGATGTTCTTGATGTTGGGGATCTTGGCGTGGTCCAGTTCCTCCAGCATCCCCGCCTGGCTCATGCGGGTGACGAACTCGTTGGACGGCACGATCACATCATAGCCGGCGTTGCCCGCCTTCAGCTTGGCGAACAGCTCGTCGTTGGTGGCGAACAGGCTCATGTTGACGTCGACGCCGGTGGCCTTCTTGAAGTCGCCCAGCGTCGTCTCGCCGATATAGGTGTCCCAGTTGTAGAAGTTCAGCTTGGGCTCTTCGCCGGCCGGCGACTTGGCCGCCTCGCCCGACGGCTTCTGGCCGCAGGCGGTGAAGCTGATGCCGATGGCGGCGGCGCCCATGGCCGTCAGCAGCGAGCGGCGCGTGCCCAATACTCGCCCAGAAGGAATGCGGTTGGTGCTCATGGCGTTGGTGACTCCCCTTAGGTTGTTGCCGTTGCACGATCAGGAACCCTCCCCGCCCGCGCTTTCAACTC
The window above is part of the Caulobacter soli genome. Proteins encoded here:
- a CDS encoding ABC transporter permease, which translates into the protein MTKRSAPGPLEYLRRWQMQAWLAAVGIFLYAPLIALMAFSFNDSRRNIVWKGFTLKYYDKAFHDSSLIEAFANSLTIAALCTVLSVALGAMVALVLWRFRFPGKTVLDGALALPIVVPEICMGVAMLVFFAKVMPWPVGLPWPLNLGAITIAHVSFSFPFVAVVVRARMASFNREMEEAARDLGAGEWRTIWDVILPHMAPSLVAGALLAFTLSLDDFVITFFTAGPDTVTFPVKVYSMVRFSVTPEVNAASTILIVLTVLLTAVALKMQGDPAGVAGAHGDGK
- a CDS encoding ABC transporter permease codes for the protein MEQSWKQAKSVFATALAAPLVWLVLFFLVPLAIVWAYSFGHNAGLTEIAITGTFKNYARAIEPLYLKIFLKSAWVAALTTGLCLVIGFPVALAITFASDKAKTWLLLLIMLPFWTNLLIRTYALIAVLRDEGYINKGLEAVWNLAGKVVHLAPFQPIPMMHTNFAVIVGLVYVHLPFMVLPLYSALDRLDKSLLEASLDLGAGHLRTLFKVVVPLALPGIASGVLITFIPALGAYLTPDLLGGPDSQMIANVIERQFKRANDWPFGAALSFLLMYLTFVAIAVQALLSRGKKGAGA
- a CDS encoding ABC transporter substrate-binding protein, with the protein product MSTNRIPSGRVLGTRRSLLTAMGAAAIGISFTACGQKPSGEAAKSPAGEEPKLNFYNWDTYIGETTLGDFKKATGVDVNMSLFATNDELFAKLKAGNAGYDVIVPSNEFVTRMSQAGMLEELDHAKIPNIKNIDPAFLDPDYDKGRKYSMPYTWLVLGIGYRKSKVQGVPDSWKYLFDSAQYNGRIALLSESADLIRLAAKYKGHSVNNIPPELVTEIEKMLIHQKPYVKAFHDDNGQDMLVAGDVDLVLEYNGDIAQVMKDDPDLDFVIPKEGSLLNSDTLCIPKGAPRPDNAHKFINYLLDAQAGAEISKTILYPTPNAAAKALMPPSYKDNPVIFPSAAQLAKCEYGAFEGAEKASLYEEVITRVRAA